Proteins from a single region of Pseudomonas fulva:
- the topA gene encoding type I DNA topoisomerase has protein sequence MGKSLVIVESPAKAKTINKYLGSQYVVKSSIGHIRDLPTSGGAATKEPAKRGKAAAGEAPALSPKEKAKRQLFARMGVDPEHGWKAKYEILPGKEKVVEELRRLAKEADTIYLATDLDREGEAIAWHLRESIGGDDSRYKRVVFNEITKKAIQEAFSAPGELDINRVNAQQARRFLDRVVGYMVSPLLWAKIARGLSAGRVQSVAVKLVVEREKEIRAFVPEEYWEVHADLGTAKDAQVRFEVVRENGAAFKPLNEAQATAALATLKASSYSVAKREDKPTSSKPTAPFITSTLQQAASTRLGFGVKKTMMMAQRLYEAGYITYMRTDSTNLSADAIEMVRGFIDSEYGSKYLPQKPNYYSSKEGAQEAHEAIRPSDVNLRPTQLSGMERDAERLYELIWRQFVACQMPPAEYLSTTVTVTAAQFELRAKGRILKFDGYTRAQPQMSKPGDDAVLPEMKERESLKLIKLDPSQHFTKPPARYSEASLVKEMEKRGIGRPSTYAAIISTIQDRGYVALHNRRFYSEKMGDIVTERLSESFADLMDYGFTAGMEENLDDVAQGEREWKHLLDEFYGDFKKKLEVAADGDNGMRANTPTLTDIPCRECGRPMMIRTASTGVFLGCSGYALPPKERCKATINLVPGDEIAADDEGESESRVLLGKHRCPICATAMDAYLLDETRKLHICGNNPDCAGYEIEQGQFRIKGYEGPSLECDKCGSQMQLKTGRFGKFFGCTNSECKNTRKLLRNGEPAPPKMDAVKMPELKCEKVEDTYVLRDGASGLFLAASQFPKNRETRAPLVLELLPHKDEIDPKYHFLFDAPARDPEGRAAVIRYSRKTKEQYVQTEVDGKPTGWKAFFDGGKWKVEDKR, from the coding sequence ATGGGTAAATCGCTGGTCATCGTGGAATCCCCGGCCAAGGCCAAGACCATCAACAAGTACCTGGGCAGCCAGTACGTGGTGAAGTCGAGCATCGGCCATATCCGCGACCTGCCCACCAGCGGCGGGGCGGCTACCAAGGAACCTGCCAAGCGCGGCAAGGCAGCGGCAGGCGAGGCGCCGGCGCTGTCGCCGAAGGAAAAGGCCAAGCGCCAGCTGTTCGCGCGCATGGGCGTCGACCCGGAGCACGGCTGGAAAGCCAAGTACGAAATCCTGCCCGGCAAGGAGAAGGTGGTCGAGGAACTGCGCCGCCTGGCCAAGGAAGCCGATACCATCTATCTCGCGACCGACTTGGATAGAGAGGGGGAAGCCATCGCCTGGCACCTGCGCGAATCCATCGGTGGCGATGACAGCCGCTACAAGCGCGTGGTGTTCAACGAGATCACCAAGAAGGCCATCCAGGAAGCGTTCTCCGCCCCGGGCGAGCTGGACATCAACCGCGTCAACGCCCAGCAGGCGCGCCGCTTCCTGGATCGCGTGGTGGGCTACATGGTCTCGCCGCTGCTGTGGGCGAAGATCGCCCGTGGCCTGTCGGCCGGCCGCGTGCAGTCGGTGGCCGTGAAGCTGGTGGTCGAACGCGAGAAGGAAATCCGCGCCTTCGTGCCCGAAGAATATTGGGAAGTGCACGCCGACCTCGGTACTGCCAAGGACGCCCAGGTGCGCTTCGAAGTGGTGCGCGAGAACGGCGCCGCCTTCAAACCGCTGAACGAAGCCCAGGCCACGGCCGCGCTGGCGACTCTCAAGGCGTCGAGCTACAGCGTCGCCAAGCGCGAGGACAAACCGACCAGCAGCAAGCCGACCGCGCCGTTCATCACCTCCACCCTGCAGCAAGCGGCCAGCACGCGCCTGGGCTTCGGGGTGAAGAAGACCATGATGATGGCCCAGCGTCTCTACGAGGCCGGCTACATCACCTACATGCGTACCGACTCGACCAACCTGTCGGCCGATGCCATCGAGATGGTGCGTGGCTTCATCGACAGCGAGTACGGCAGCAAATACTTGCCGCAAAAGCCCAACTACTACTCGAGCAAGGAGGGCGCCCAGGAGGCGCACGAGGCGATCCGACCTTCGGACGTCAACCTGCGACCGACCCAGCTGTCCGGCATGGAGCGCGACGCCGAGCGCCTGTACGAGCTGATCTGGCGCCAGTTCGTGGCCTGCCAGATGCCGCCGGCCGAATACCTGTCGACCACCGTGACCGTCACCGCCGCGCAGTTCGAGTTGCGCGCCAAGGGCCGTATCCTCAAGTTCGATGGTTATACCCGTGCCCAGCCGCAGATGAGTAAGCCGGGCGACGACGCCGTGCTGCCGGAAATGAAGGAGCGCGAGTCGCTCAAGCTGATCAAGCTCGACCCCAGCCAGCACTTCACCAAGCCGCCGGCGCGCTACTCGGAAGCCAGCCTGGTCAAGGAAATGGAAAAGCGCGGTATCGGCCGTCCGTCGACCTATGCAGCGATCATTTCCACCATCCAGGATCGCGGCTACGTGGCCCTGCACAATCGCCGCTTCTATTCCGAGAAGATGGGCGACATCGTCACCGAACGCCTCAGCGAGAGCTTCGCCGACCTGATGGACTACGGCTTCACCGCCGGCATGGAAGAGAATCTCGATGACGTCGCCCAGGGCGAGCGCGAGTGGAAGCACCTGCTCGACGAGTTCTACGGCGACTTCAAGAAGAAGCTCGAAGTGGCCGCCGACGGCGACAACGGCATGCGCGCCAACACGCCGACCCTGACCGATATCCCGTGCCGCGAATGTGGCCGGCCGATGATGATCCGTACCGCCTCCACCGGTGTGTTCCTCGGTTGCTCGGGCTACGCCCTGCCGCCGAAAGAGCGCTGCAAGGCCACCATCAACCTGGTGCCGGGCGACGAGATCGCCGCCGATGACGAGGGCGAGTCGGAATCGCGGGTGCTGCTGGGCAAGCATCGCTGCCCGATCTGCGCCACGGCGATGGACGCCTACCTGCTGGACGAGACCCGCAAACTGCATATCTGCGGCAACAACCCGGATTGCGCGGGCTATGAAATCGAGCAGGGCCAGTTCCGCATCAAGGGCTATGAGGGCCCGAGCCTGGAATGCGACAAGTGCGGCAGCCAGATGCAGCTCAAGACCGGCCGTTTCGGCAAGTTCTTCGGCTGTACCAACAGCGAATGCAAGAACACCCGCAAGTTGCTGCGCAACGGCGAGCCGGCGCCACCCAAGATGGATGCGGTGAAGATGCCGGAGCTCAAGTGCGAGAAGGTCGAGGACACCTACGTGCTGCGCGATGGCGCGTCGGGGCTGTTCCTGGCTGCCAGCCAGTTCCCGAAGAACCGCGAAACCCGGGCACCCCTGGTACTCGAGCTGTTGCCGCACAAGGACGAGATCGATCCGAAGTACCACTTCCTGTTCGATGCGCCGGCGCGCGATCCGGAAGGCCGTGCGGCGGTGATCCGCTACAGCCGCAAGACCAAGGAGCAATACGTACAGACCGAGGTGGACGGCAAGCCCACTGGCTGGAAGGCGTTCTTCGACGGCGGCAAGTGGAAGGTCGAAGACAAGCGTTGA
- a CDS encoding DUF6586 family protein, whose product MAGELYTRTNQKIFYAGLSLESWRKAEEGRAMNAQALIQAEREATLFHLYGALLGLCHEIAGFYRLPNSSAARAEVLLDRQSLSGAPSPELAELVELAENRQTWLGQLLAAHAELFKPPRQPREPKGDPSTSALIEAVSLGDEPPLLERETLEGWRQALKALAQRFREGLSEW is encoded by the coding sequence ATGGCTGGCGAACTGTATACCCGGACCAATCAGAAGATCTTCTACGCTGGCCTCTCCCTGGAGTCCTGGCGCAAGGCTGAAGAGGGGCGGGCAATGAATGCCCAGGCGCTGATACAGGCCGAACGCGAAGCCACGCTGTTTCATCTGTACGGTGCGTTGCTCGGGCTGTGCCATGAGATCGCCGGCTTCTACCGTCTGCCCAACAGCAGCGCTGCCCGTGCCGAAGTGCTGCTGGATCGCCAGAGCCTGAGCGGGGCGCCAAGCCCGGAGCTGGCGGAACTGGTCGAGCTGGCCGAAAACCGGCAGACCTGGCTGGGGCAGCTGCTGGCCGCCCATGCCGAGCTATTCAAGCCGCCACGTCAGCCGCGAGAGCCAAAGGGCGATCCCAGCACTTCCGCGCTGATCGAGGCGGTGAGTCTGGGCGACGAGCCGCCGCTGCTCGAACGCGAAACCCTGGAAGGTTGGCGGCAGGCGCTCAAGGCGCTGGCCCAGCGTTTTCGTGAGGGCCTCAGCGAGTGGTAA
- a CDS encoding DUF1653 domain-containing protein, with protein sequence MSLQPGLYRHYKGPEYRVLGVARHSESEEEVVVYQALYGEFGLWVRPLAMFTGEVELDGERVPRFALVEAEASVFSRP encoded by the coding sequence ATGTCGCTGCAACCCGGTCTCTACCGTCATTACAAAGGTCCCGAGTACCGTGTGCTGGGCGTGGCCAGGCACTCGGAGAGCGAAGAGGAAGTGGTCGTCTACCAGGCGCTGTATGGCGAATTCGGCCTCTGGGTGCGACCGCTGGCAATGTTCACCGGCGAGGTGGAACTGGACGGCGAGCGGGTTCCACGCTTTGCTTTGGTCGAGGCCGAAGCGAGCGTTTTCAGTCGCCCCTGA
- the fadA gene encoding acetyl-CoA C-acyltransferase FadA translates to MSLNPRDAVIVDFGRTPMGRSKGGMHRNTRAETMSAQLISKLLERNAKVDPKEVEDVIWGCVNQTLEQGWNIARMASLMTQIPHTSAGQTVSRLCGSSMSALHTAVQAIQTGNGDVFVVGGVEHMGHVGMMHGVDPNPHLSLYAAKASGMMGLTAEMLGKMHNISREAQDKFGVRSHQLAHKATVEGKFKDEIIPMQGFDENGFLKVFDYDETIRPETTLESLANLKPAFNPKGGTVTAGTSSQITDGASCMIVMSAQRAQDLGIQPMAVVRAMAVAGVDPAIMGYGPVPSTQKALKRAGLTIDDIDFVELNEAFAAQALPVLKDLKLLDKMEEKVNLHGGAIALGHPFGCSGARISGTLLNVMKQNNGTFGVATMCVGLGQGITTVFERI, encoded by the coding sequence ATGAGCCTGAATCCAAGAGATGCAGTCATCGTCGACTTCGGCCGGACCCCAATGGGTCGTTCCAAGGGCGGCATGCACCGTAACACCCGTGCCGAAACGATGTCGGCGCAGCTGATCAGCAAACTGCTGGAGCGCAACGCCAAGGTCGACCCCAAGGAAGTCGAGGACGTCATCTGGGGTTGCGTCAACCAGACCCTGGAGCAGGGCTGGAACATCGCCCGCATGGCCTCGCTGATGACCCAGATCCCGCACACCAGTGCCGGGCAGACCGTCAGCCGCCTGTGCGGCTCGTCGATGAGCGCGTTGCACACCGCCGTGCAGGCGATCCAGACCGGCAATGGCGATGTCTTCGTGGTCGGCGGCGTCGAGCACATGGGCCACGTCGGCATGATGCATGGCGTCGACCCGAACCCGCACCTGTCGCTGTACGCCGCCAAGGCGTCCGGCATGATGGGCCTGACCGCCGAGATGCTGGGCAAGATGCACAACATCAGCCGCGAGGCCCAGGACAAGTTCGGCGTGCGTTCGCACCAGCTGGCCCACAAGGCCACGGTCGAAGGCAAGTTCAAGGACGAGATCATCCCGATGCAGGGCTTTGATGAGAACGGCTTCCTCAAGGTCTTCGACTACGACGAGACCATTCGTCCGGAAACCACCCTGGAAAGCCTGGCCAACCTCAAGCCCGCGTTCAACCCCAAGGGCGGCACCGTCACTGCGGGTACGTCGTCGCAGATCACCGATGGCGCCTCCTGCATGATCGTCATGAGCGCCCAGCGTGCCCAGGATCTGGGCATCCAGCCGATGGCCGTGGTGCGCGCCATGGCCGTGGCCGGCGTCGACCCGGCGATCATGGGCTACGGCCCGGTGCCGTCCACCCAGAAGGCGCTCAAGCGCGCCGGCCTGACCATCGATGACATCGATTTCGTCGAGCTCAACGAAGCCTTCGCCGCCCAGGCATTGCCTGTGCTCAAGGACCTCAAGCTGCTCGACAAGATGGAAGAGAAGGTCAACCTGCACGGTGGCGCCATTGCGCTGGGTCATCCGTTCGGTTGTTCCGGGGCGCGTATCTCCGGTACCCTGCTGAACGTGATGAAGCAGAACAACGGCACCTTCGGCGTGGCCACCATGTGCGTCGGCCTCGGCCAGGGCATCACCACGGTGTTCGAGCGCATCTGA